The following proteins are co-located in the Betta splendens chromosome 9, fBetSpl5.4, whole genome shotgun sequence genome:
- the LOC114862693 gene encoding UDP-glucuronosyltransferase 2A1-like isoform X3 produces the protein MSRTDIWLMRTYWDFEYPRPLLPNFKFVGGIHCRPAKPLPENMEDFVQSSGNNGIVVFSLGSMINNITTEKANMIASSLAQIPQKVLWRYRGAKPETLGTNTKIYDWIPQNDLLGHPKTRAFITHGGTNGVYEAIYHGVPMVGIPMFGDQPENLDRIKSKGAAVTVNFNAMKSDDLRDALKAVINDKSYKENAMRLSSIHHDRPMTPLEEAVFWIEFTLRNKGAKHLRVQAHQLTWYQYHSLDVLVFLLTVVLLLIVLLVKTCTFCLRRCCGKTGKRKTE, from the exons ATGAGTAGAACAGACATCTGGTTGATGAGAACTTACTGGGACTTTGAGTACCCTCGTCCTTTGCTCCCCAACTTCAAATTTGTTGGTGGGATCCACTGCAGACCTGCTAAACCTTTACCAGAA AATATGGAAGATTTTGTGCAAAGTTCTGGGAACAATGGCATTGTGGTCTTCAGTTTGGGATCCATGATCAACAATATCACCACAGAGAAAGCAAACATGATCGCCTCAAGCCTGGCCCAGATCCCACAAAAG GTGCTGTGGAGATACCGTGGAGCAAAACCAGAGACTCTGGGAACAAACACCAAAATATATGACTGGATCCCACAGAACGATTTACTGG GTCACCCTAAGACCAGAGCCTTCATTACTCACGGTGGCACGAATGGGGTTTATGAGGCCATCTACCACGGTGTTCCCATGGTGGGCATCCCCATGTTTGGTGACCAGCCAGAGAACCTGGACCGTATAAAGTCTAAGGGCGCTGCAGTTACTGTGAACTTCAACGCCATGAAGTCTGATGATCTAAGAGATGCACTTAAAGCTGTTATCAATGACAAATC GTACAAGGAAAATGCCATGCGTCTGTCCAGCATCCACCACGACAGACCAATGACTCCTCTGGAAGAGGCAGTGTTCTGGATAGAGTTCACTCTAAGAAACAAAGGGGCCAAACACTTGAGGGTCCAGGCCCATCAGCTCACCTGGTACCAGTATCACAGCCTGGATGTCCTGGTGTTCCTCCtcactgtggtcctgctgctcATAGTCCTCTTGGTGAAGACCTGCACATTCTGCCTGAGGAGGTGCTGTGGcaaaacaggaaagagaaagaCTGAGTAA
- the LOC129604658 gene encoding UDP-glucuronosyltransferase 2B31, with protein sequence MEVRQRLSACALLLLCMTLSTNGGNILVWYTEGSHWINMKPVLDTLVDRGHQVTVLVPSVSMYMKTNETSRLRYEPFDVSFTMDDMQEILQKLLHFTIYEVDQMYSVQMFITLIDLLNRNLVMYLEYLDGVLKSETINKLKDGKYDLLLADPMYPGSDLTAEILGIPLVFSLRLTVGNNWERHCGQLPVPPSYVPAPLSHLTDSMSFFERLKNFLLYAVQDIMLAYYYWPKVDKYYSEVKGESNRQ encoded by the coding sequence ATGGAGGTGAGGCAGCGTCTCTCTGCgtgtgctctgctgcttctttgtatGACACTGAGTACAAATGGAGGAAACATCTTGGTGTGGTACACTGAAGGCAGCCACTGGATCAACATGAAGCCTGTGCTGGACACACTGGTCGACAGAGGACACCAGGTGACGGTGCTGGTCCCCAGCGTCTCAATGTACATGAAAACCAATGAAACCTCTCGCTTGCGCTACGAACCCTTCGATGTGTCCTTCACAATGGATGATATGCAGGAGATTTTGCAAAAGTTACTTCACTTCACTATATATGAGGTGGATCAAATGTATTCCGTGCAAATGTTCATTACATTGATAGATTTGTTGAACAGAAACCTGGTTATGTATCTGGAATACTTGGACGGCGTGTTAAAATCAGAAACCATCAACAAGTTGAAAGATGGGAAGTATGACCTCCTTCTGGCCGACCCCATGTACCCTGGCAGCGATTTGACAGCAGAGATTTTGGGAATTCCTCTGGTTTTCTCCCTGCGACTTACTGTTGGGAATAACTGGGAGAGGCACTGTGGTCAGCTACCTGTTCCACCTTCCTACGTCCCTGCTCCTTTGAGCCATTTGACAGACAGCATGAGCTTCTTTGAGAGACTGAAGAACTTTCTCTTATACGCAGTGCAGGACATCATGTTAGCATATTATTATTGGCCAAAAGTAGACAAGTATTACTCTGAAGTCAAAGGTGAGTCAAACCGGCagtaa
- the LOC114862693 gene encoding UDP-glucuronosyltransferase 2A2-like isoform X1, translating to MEVRQRLSACALLLLCMTLSTNGGNILVWYTEGSHWINMKPVLDTLVDRGHQVTVLVPSVSMYMKTNETSRLRYEPFNVSFTMDDMQEIFQKLLHFTIYEVEQMNTLQMFVGFINLMTKNLIMTLEYLDGVLKSETINKLKDGKYDLLLADPMYPGSDLTAEILGIPLVFSLRLTVGNNWERHCGQLPVPPSYVPAPLSKLTDSMSFLERLKNFLLYVVQDSMLAYYYWPKVDKYYSEVKGKPTSACETMSRTDIWLMRTYWDFEYPRPLLPNFKFVGGIHCRPAKPLPENMEDFVQSSGNNGIVVFSLGSMINNITTEKANMIASSLAQIPQKVLWRYRGAKPETLGTNTKIYDWIPQNDLLGHPKTRAFITHGGTNGVYEAIYHGVPMVGIPMFGDQPENLDRIKSKGAAVTVNFNAMKSDDLRDALKAVINDKSYKENAMRLSSIHHDRPMTPLEEAVFWIEFTLRNKGAKHLRVQAHQLTWYQYHSLDVLVFLLTVVLLLIVLLVKTCTFCLRRCCGKTGKRKTE from the exons ATGGAGGTGAGGCAGCGTCTCTCTGCgtgtgctctgctgcttctttgtatGACACTGAGTACAAATGGAGGAAACATCTTGGTGTGGTACACTGAAGGCAGTCACTGGATCAACATGAAGCCTGTGCTGGACACACTGGTCGACAGAGGACACCAGGTGACGGTGCTGGTCCCCAGCGTCTCAATGTACATGAAAACCAATGAAACCTCTCGCTTGCGCTACGAACCCTTCAATGTGTCCTTCACAATGGATGATATGCAGGAGATTTTTCAAAAGTTACTTCACTTCACCATATATGAGGTTGAGCAAATGAACACCTTACAAATGTTCGTTggatttattaatttaatgacCAAAAACCTGATCATGACTCTGGAATACTTGGACGGCGTGTTAAAATCAGAAACCATCAACAAGTTGAAAGATGGGAAGTATGACCTCCTTCTGGCCGACCCCATGTACCCAGGCAGCGATTTGACAGCAGAGATTTTGGGAATTCCTCTGGTTTTCTCCCTGCGACTTACTGTTGGGAATAACTGGGAGAGGCACTGTGGTCAGCTACCTGTTCCACCTTCCTACGTCCCTGCTCCTTTGAGCAAATTGACAGACAGCATGAGCTTCTTGGAGAGACTGAAGAACTTTCTCTTATACGTAGTGCAGGACAGCATGTTAGCATATTATTATTGGCCAAAAGTAGACAAGTATTACTCTGAAGTCAAAG GAAAACCCACCAGCGCCTGTGAGACGATGAGTAGAACAGACATCTGGTTGATGAGAACTTACTGGGACTTTGAGTACCCTCGTCCTTTGCTCCCCAACTTCAAATTTGTTGGTGGGATCCACTGCAGACCTGCTAAACCTTTACCAGAA AATATGGAAGATTTTGTGCAAAGTTCTGGGAACAATGGCATTGTGGTCTTCAGTTTGGGATCCATGATCAACAATATCACCACAGAGAAAGCAAACATGATCGCCTCAAGCCTGGCCCAGATCCCACAAAAG GTGCTGTGGAGATACCGTGGAGCAAAACCAGAGACTCTGGGAACAAACACCAAAATATATGACTGGATCCCACAGAACGATTTACTGG GTCACCCTAAGACCAGAGCCTTCATTACTCACGGTGGCACGAATGGGGTTTATGAGGCCATCTACCACGGTGTTCCCATGGTGGGCATCCCCATGTTTGGTGACCAGCCAGAGAACCTGGACCGTATAAAGTCTAAGGGCGCTGCAGTTACTGTGAACTTCAACGCCATGAAGTCTGATGATCTAAGAGATGCACTTAAAGCTGTTATCAATGACAAATC GTACAAGGAAAATGCCATGCGTCTGTCCAGCATCCACCACGACAGACCAATGACTCCTCTGGAAGAGGCAGTGTTCTGGATAGAGTTCACTCTAAGAAACAAAGGGGCCAAACACTTGAGGGTCCAGGCCCATCAGCTCACCTGGTACCAGTATCACAGCCTGGATGTCCTGGTGTTCCTCCtcactgtggtcctgctgctcATAGTCCTCTTGGTGAAGACCTGCACATTCTGCCTGAGGAGGTGCTGTGGcaaaacaggaaagagaaagaCTGAGTAA